The Methanobrevibacter gottschalkii DSM 11977 genome includes a region encoding these proteins:
- a CDS encoding 2-oxoacid:acceptor oxidoreductase family protein yields the protein MSDKEIGKDYELKVRRNPQSLLEEYPRKGNNIQSTHYCAGCGHGIIHKLIAECMDELGIQDRCVMISPVGCSVYAYFYFNCGNFQTAHGRAPAVATGISRAEDNSIVMSYQGDGDLASIGLNETLQAANRGEKIAVFFVNNTVYGMTGGQMAPTTLVGEKTVTCQTGRDPNYTGHPTHMCELINTLKAPVYIERVSLANPLKIRLAKYAIKQALTVQKEGKGYSFVEILSPCPTNLKQDVKSAQKFIEEQMEKEFPVKNFRNDLYKRESIQRPVSDFSTETLDKVFNVNRDGNSGYVDDASISSTSIKVSGFGGQGVLSAGLTIAHAACDEGKHVSWYPSYGPEQRGGKSNCSVVISNETIGTPVVDEMDILIALNKPSLEQFSQDVKTGGTILYDSKIGEFETDRDVNVIAMPCVDIAEEHGNARTANTALLGGLTELTDALKRESYENAIRDMFASKPKVIDVNIDVLKAGAEWLKNNS from the coding sequence ATGAGTGATAAAGAAATTGGTAAAGATTATGAATTAAAAGTACGTAGAAATCCACAATCCCTTTTAGAAGAATATCCAAGAAAAGGAAACAACATCCAATCAACTCACTATTGTGCTGGTTGTGGACACGGAATTATACATAAATTAATCGCAGAATGTATGGATGAACTTGGAATACAAGATCGATGCGTTATGATTTCTCCTGTCGGATGTTCAGTATACGCATACTTCTATTTTAACTGTGGAAACTTTCAAACTGCTCATGGAAGAGCACCTGCAGTAGCTACTGGTATTTCAAGAGCAGAAGATAACTCAATTGTTATGAGCTACCAAGGAGATGGAGACCTCGCATCCATCGGTTTAAATGAAACCTTGCAAGCGGCTAACAGAGGGGAAAAAATTGCAGTATTCTTTGTAAACAATACTGTATACGGAATGACCGGTGGACAAATGGCTCCAACAACATTAGTTGGAGAAAAAACTGTCACTTGCCAAACCGGAAGAGATCCTAATTATACAGGACACCCTACCCATATGTGTGAGCTAATTAACACTTTAAAAGCTCCAGTATACATTGAAAGAGTTTCTCTTGCAAATCCATTGAAAATCAGACTTGCAAAATATGCCATTAAGCAAGCATTAACTGTTCAAAAAGAAGGGAAAGGATATTCATTTGTTGAAATCTTATCCCCCTGTCCTACTAACTTAAAACAAGATGTGAAAAGTGCTCAAAAATTTATTGAGGAACAAATGGAAAAAGAGTTCCCCGTTAAAAATTTCAGAAATGATTTATACAAAAGAGAATCTATCCAAAGACCAGTTAGTGATTTTTCCACTGAAACATTAGACAAAGTATTCAATGTAAATAGAGATGGAAACTCCGGTTATGTTGATGATGCAAGCATCAGTTCAACCAGTATTAAAGTATCCGGATTTGGCGGTCAAGGAGTATTAAGTGCAGGGCTTACTATTGCTCATGCTGCTTGTGATGAAGGAAAACATGTTTCATGGTATCCTAGTTATGGACCAGAACAAAGAGGAGGAAAATCCAATTGTTCAGTTGTAATTTCAAATGAAACCATTGGGACTCCCGTTGTTGATGAAATGGATATTCTTATTGCATTAAATAAACCTTCCCTAGAACAATTCTCACAAGATGTAAAAACTGGAGGAACAATACTTTACGATTCAAAAATTGGTGAATTTGAAACTGATAGAGATGTCAATGTAATTGCAATGCCTTGTGTGGACATTGCAGAAGAACATGGAAATGCAAGAACTGCAAATACCGCATTACTCGGTGGATTGACTGAATTAACTGATGCTTTAAAACGTGAATCTTATGAAAATGCTATTCGTGATATGTTTGCTTCAAAACCAAAAGTAATTGATGTGAACATTGATGTTTTAAAAGCAGGAGCAGAATGGTTGAAAAACAATTCATAG
- a CDS encoding 3-methyl-2-oxobutanoate dehydrogenase subunit VorB, with protein MSNQMVKGNTAVIIGAMYAGCDCFFGYPITPASEILHEASKYFPMVGRNFVQAESEEASINMVYGASGTGHRVMTASSGPGISLMQEGFTYLAGAELPAVIVDIMRAGPGLGNIGPEQGDYNQIVKGGGHGNYRNIVLAPNSVQEMCDLTMKAFELADKWRNPVVVLADGTLGQMAEPLEFPAEAVKPEIDESWAVRGTENTMGNLITSIFNDFDELEDFNYKLQEKYAKIDAEEVIVDEYQVEDADIVLVSYGISSRIARSAVDKSRESGIKVGLLRPITLSPFPTERIKELADKGVEFISVEMSNGQLLADVQFAALRREKTHLVNRMGGNLIELKQILAKIYEIAGFEDHDLDLSKRSAEKASPNIID; from the coding sequence ATGAGCAATCAAATGGTAAAAGGAAATACCGCAGTTATTATTGGTGCAATGTATGCAGGTTGTGATTGTTTCTTTGGATATCCAATTACACCTGCAAGTGAAATTTTACATGAAGCATCCAAATACTTCCCAATGGTTGGAAGAAATTTTGTTCAAGCTGAAAGTGAAGAAGCATCTATTAACATGGTTTATGGTGCATCTGGAACCGGTCATAGAGTTATGACTGCTTCATCAGGACCCGGTATCAGTTTAATGCAAGAAGGATTTACCTACCTTGCTGGTGCAGAATTACCTGCAGTTATCGTTGATATTATGAGAGCAGGACCTGGACTTGGAAACATTGGACCTGAACAAGGAGATTACAATCAAATTGTTAAAGGCGGAGGACATGGAAACTATAGAAATATAGTCTTAGCACCAAACAGTGTTCAGGAAATGTGTGACTTAACCATGAAAGCATTTGAACTTGCCGATAAATGGAGAAACCCTGTTGTTGTTTTAGCCGATGGTACTTTAGGCCAGATGGCAGAACCGTTAGAATTTCCAGCTGAAGCTGTTAAACCTGAAATTGATGAATCTTGGGCAGTTAGGGGAACTGAAAACACAATGGGAAATCTTATTACCTCAATTTTCAATGACTTTGATGAATTAGAAGACTTCAACTACAAACTTCAAGAAAAATATGCGAAAATTGATGCTGAAGAAGTTATTGTTGATGAATATCAAGTTGAAGATGCAGATATTGTTTTGGTATCATATGGCATTAGCAGTAGAATCGCAAGATCTGCTGTTGACAAAAGCCGTGAAAGTGGTATAAAAGTTGGACTTTTAAGACCTATCACCTTATCTCCTTTTCCAACTGAAAGAATTAAAGAATTAGCTGATAAAGGTGTTGAATTTATTTCTGTTGAAATGAGTAATGGTCAATTACTAGCTGACGTGCAATTTGCAGCTCTTAGAAGAGAAAAAACTCACCTTGTAAACAGAATGGGTGGAAACCTAATTGAATTAAAACAAATTCTTGCTAAAATCTATGAAATAGCCGGATTTGAAGATCATGATTTAGATTTATCTAAAAGAAGCGCTGAAAAGGCTAGTCCAAATATTATTGACTGA
- a CDS encoding 4Fe-4S dicluster domain-containing protein yields the protein MIEEEISYPVINKEICKGCMRCIVGCPQNAILLSEDMNNAGYQFAYYSGNGCTGCKDCYFTCPEPLGLEVHQIKNITNNSIAKMIKAKVASKGGIK from the coding sequence ATGATTGAAGAAGAGATATCTTACCCAGTTATTAATAAAGAGATTTGCAAAGGCTGTATGAGATGTATAGTCGGATGTCCTCAAAATGCAATACTACTCAGTGAAGACATGAATAACGCAGGATATCAATTTGCTTATTATAGTGGAAATGGTTGTACTGGATGTAAAGACTGTTACTTTACTTGTCCGGAGCCATTAGGATTAGAAGTACATCAAATAAAAAATATTACTAATAATTCAATTGCAAAAATGATTAAAGCTAAAGTGGCTAGCAAAGGGGGAATTAAATGA
- a CDS encoding AMP-binding protein, whose amino-acid sequence MTSLIGNFVERVDFNSYEDFMKNFKLKYEPDYNFGFDVVDKYAEIDPDKVALIWTNDNDENHTFTFKDMKEYSNKTVNLLRKLGIKKGDKVMLTLKNRYEWWFCMVALHKIGAIVIPATHMLKLHDIDFRLKQAEVKAVISVEEDSLLPDFEEAEKGLDWDLIKLVIETDRDGWINFNEAIEKESSVYERPTGDENPMADEVFLIYFTSGTSGNPKMVSHAHTYGLGHIPTAKYWHNVIEDGVHHSAADTGWGKAVWGNLYGQWIAGTSVFIYDYERFNGIKLLEKIIEHKVNTFCAPPTVYRFLIKENIEGYDFSNLTYVTTAGEPLPPEVSEKFYEISGLRIKEGFGQTETTLSIATFIWLDAKVGCLGKPSPLYNLKLLDESNNEVDIGEKGELCFDISNGPTPGLFKEYYKDPVKQAEQCHDGFYYCGDTAWVDEDGYVHFVGRNDDIIKSSGYRIGPFEVESAVLSHEAVLHCAITAYPDEVRGQIVKASIVLQPGYEPSNKLTKDIQNHVKNVTAPYKYPRMVEYVDDIPETISGKTRRVEIRENDQKKFN is encoded by the coding sequence ATGACATCATTAATAGGAAATTTCGTAGAAAGAGTTGATTTTAACTCTTATGAAGACTTTATGAAAAATTTCAAGCTCAAATATGAACCCGACTACAACTTTGGATTTGATGTAGTCGACAAATATGCAGAAATAGATCCGGATAAAGTTGCTTTAATCTGGACTAACGACAATGACGAAAACCACACTTTCACATTCAAGGATATGAAAGAGTACTCTAACAAAACTGTTAACTTACTTAGAAAATTAGGAATTAAGAAAGGCGATAAAGTAATGCTCACTTTAAAAAACAGATACGAATGGTGGTTCTGTATGGTTGCATTACATAAAATTGGTGCAATTGTAATTCCTGCAACTCACATGTTAAAACTTCACGATATCGATTTCAGATTAAAACAAGCAGAAGTGAAAGCAGTTATCAGTGTTGAAGAAGATTCGTTGCTTCCTGATTTTGAAGAAGCTGAAAAAGGATTAGATTGGGATTTAATAAAACTTGTAATTGAAACCGATAGAGATGGATGGATTAACTTCAATGAAGCGATTGAAAAAGAAAGTTCCGTTTATGAAAGACCAACTGGTGATGAAAACCCAATGGCTGATGAGGTATTCTTAATTTACTTTACTTCAGGAACAAGTGGAAACCCAAAAATGGTTTCACATGCACACACTTATGGTTTAGGCCACATTCCAACTGCTAAATACTGGCATAATGTAATAGAAGATGGTGTTCATCACAGTGCAGCAGATACTGGATGGGGAAAAGCTGTATGGGGAAACCTTTACGGCCAATGGATTGCCGGAACTTCAGTATTTATTTATGATTACGAAAGATTTAACGGAATCAAATTACTTGAAAAAATTATTGAACATAAAGTGAACACTTTCTGTGCACCCCCAACCGTTTACAGATTCTTAATTAAAGAAAATATTGAAGGATACGACTTTTCTAATTTAACTTATGTAACAACTGCAGGAGAACCACTTCCACCAGAAGTGTCTGAAAAATTCTATGAAATTTCAGGTTTAAGAATTAAAGAAGGATTTGGACAAACTGAAACAACTTTATCTATTGCAACATTCATTTGGTTAGATGCAAAAGTTGGATGCTTAGGTAAACCTTCTCCACTTTACAATTTAAAATTATTAGATGAAAGCAATAACGAAGTTGACATTGGTGAGAAAGGAGAACTCTGTTTCGACATATCCAATGGACCAACTCCAGGACTGTTCAAAGAATATTATAAAGACCCTGTAAAACAAGCGGAACAGTGTCATGACGGTTTTTACTACTGTGGAGATACTGCATGGGTAGATGAAGATGGATATGTTCACTTCGTTGGAAGAAACGATGACATCATTAAATCTTCAGGTTACCGTATTGGACCATTCGAAGTAGAAAGTGCAGTTTTATCCCATGAAGCAGTATTGCATTGTGCAATTACTGCATATCCTGATGAAGTAAGAGGTCAAATTGTAAAAGCAAGCATTGTTTTACAACCAGGATATGAACCATCAAATAAACTTACAAAAGACATTCAAAATCATGTTAAAAATGTTACAGCTCCATATAAATACCCAAGAATGGTTGAATATGTAGATGATATACCAGAAACCATAAGCGGTAAAACTAGAAGAGTTGAAATCAGAGAAAACGATCAGAAAAAATTTAATTAG
- a CDS encoding helix-turn-helix domain-containing protein, translated as MFILNEYNKDIGNRIRELRELSDITISEIASDLNIKEETYIQYENGEVDIPASFLYELAHIFKVDLGLLLTGEESRMSIFDVTRANKGVAVDRRKEYLHENLCSKFIHKKAETFLVVVDPEKNPVPSLNSHPGQEFNYVLEGSLKIYIHNNEIILNEGDSIFFDSAHRHAMVALNDKPAKFLAVII; from the coding sequence GTGTTTATTTTGAATGAATACAACAAAGATATTGGAAACAGAATTAGAGAATTAAGAGAATTGTCAGATATTACCATTAGTGAAATTGCATCTGACTTAAACATTAAAGAAGAAACATACATTCAATATGAAAATGGAGAAGTAGACATCCCAGCAAGCTTCTTGTATGAACTTGCACATATTTTTAAAGTTGATTTAGGATTATTATTAACCGGTGAAGAAAGCAGAATGAGCATTTTTGACGTGACCCGTGCAAATAAAGGTGTTGCAGTAGATAGAAGAAAAGAATATTTGCATGAAAACTTATGTTCAAAATTCATCCATAAAAAAGCAGAAACATTCCTTGTTGTTGTGGATCCTGAAAAAAACCCTGTTCCTTCACTCAATTCACACCCCGGACAAGAATTCAACTATGTCCTTGAAGGTTCTTTAAAAATATACATCCACAATAATGAAATAATACTTAATGAAGGAGACTCAATATTCTTTGACTCCGCCCACAGACATGCTATGGTAGCACTTAACGATAAACCAGCTAAATTCTTAGCAGTAATCATATAA
- the ehaA gene encoding energy-converting NiFe hydrogenase A subunit EhaA: MFNLIDSTLFFASYGNIFGLANIAVSPIDIILAYVVAIVISIIMAFVLKVPLLPSKPYRYSFDVCAVYPTPIIAIGIFSIFLVLNYTFIYNGLVLAIIIGILSALFVKYLFNFVFPKPLNEDEGDEINE; encoded by the coding sequence ATGTTTAATTTAATAGATAGTACCCTATTTTTTGCTTCTTATGGCAACATTTTTGGGCTTGCTAATATAGCAGTTAGTCCGATTGATATCATTTTAGCTTATGTTGTGGCTATTGTTATCTCAATTATTATGGCTTTTGTTTTAAAAGTTCCATTATTGCCAAGCAAACCATATAGGTATTCTTTTGATGTTTGTGCGGTATATCCAACTCCAATTATTGCCATTGGTATTTTTTCAATATTTTTAGTATTGAATTATACTTTTATATATAATGGTTTAGTTTTAGCTATTATAATTGGTATTTTATCTGCATTATTTGTGAAATATTTATTTAATTTTGTATTTCCAAAACCTCTAAATGAAGATGAAGGGGATGAAATTAATGAATGA
- a CDS encoding DUF2109 domain-containing protein, whose protein sequence is MYGEIIGVIVIFVALRALVTRNRAERLLYLNVIGFGVSAIVAFVINTPFALIVAAAFFICSTISANAIAYTLKRLDDEILLE, encoded by the coding sequence ATGTATGGAGAAATTATTGGTGTCATAGTCATATTCGTAGCATTAAGGGCTTTAGTAACAAGAAATAGGGCAGAACGGCTATTGTACTTAAATGTCATAGGATTTGGGGTATCAGCTATTGTAGCTTTTGTAATTAATACTCCATTTGCTCTCATTGTTGCTGCAGCATTCTTTATATGTTCTACAATTAGTGCTAATGCGATTGCTTATACCTTAAAAAGGTTAGATGACGAAATTCTTTTGGAGTAG
- a CDS encoding EhaD family protein, translated as MEFFVSIIAIALMIIGAFGIIFMKKPLDKVIMFSVLDAGFVLVIVLFKYLDVAMFAALADPLSTLVFILAIVKINEVRKKKIISGGTDD; from the coding sequence ATGGAGTTTTTCGTATCAATTATTGCAATTGCTTTAATGATTATCGGTGCATTTGGCATCATATTCATGAAAAAACCATTGGACAAAGTCATAATGTTTTCAGTGCTGGATGCGGGTTTTGTATTGGTAATTGTTTTATTTAAATATTTGGATGTTGCAATGTTTGCAGCATTAGCAGATCCATTGTCTACTTTAGTATTCATTTTAGCTATTGTTAAAATAAATGAGGTTAGAAAAAAGAAAATTATAAGTGGTGGTACAGATGATTAG
- a CDS encoding DUF2107 family protein codes for MISVPLFFYFGIFLAIVGSIATAWGPGVKDPIIRTFNTEVASIGVCLVLLCYNHVLALLTLLATTVIISLILFRAIIRLEEMGANI; via the coding sequence ATGATTAGTGTTCCATTATTCTTTTACTTTGGAATTTTCCTTGCAATTGTAGGAAGTATTGCTACTGCATGGGGTCCTGGTGTTAAAGATCCGATTATAAGAACATTCAATACTGAAGTAGCTTCAATTGGGGTCTGTCTGGTGTTATTATGTTACAACCATGTTTTGGCATTATTGACATTACTTGCAACAACTGTTATTATTAGTCTAATTTTATTTAGAGCTATTATTCGTTTGGAAGAGATGGGGGCAAACATATGA
- a CDS encoding EhaF family protein, with translation MRIGVLWNKLAEPKNIPRLFAFSLGIILILGLIVPMALNPDQLYVRPAPQEQIGDGLSIAPYDRGGEVLTQPGQINPQYPDNSRELGMITAYMSPISQWVSSISPYFGTSIYSSPGGLIDEILYYTRGFDTILESSILMMSFIIASWLSINYTMNRKNDESEIKKDVKKAIKDSTKVANEISVSDAKARAKQLRRDN, from the coding sequence ATGAGAATTGGAGTTTTATGGAATAAACTTGCTGAGCCTAAAAATATTCCACGTTTGTTTGCATTTAGTTTAGGAATAATTTTAATTTTAGGGCTTATTGTCCCAATGGCTTTAAATCCTGATCAGTTATATGTAAGACCTGCTCCACAAGAGCAAATTGGTGATGGTCTATCTATTGCACCTTATGATAGGGGTGGAGAAGTATTAACTCAACCTGGACAGATTAATCCCCAATATCCAGATAATTCCAGAGAACTGGGAATGATAACAGCTTATATGTCTCCAATATCACAATGGGTATCTTCAATTTCCCCATACTTTGGAACATCAATTTATTCATCTCCTGGTGGGCTCATAGATGAAATATTATATTATACAAGAGGTTTTGATACTATCTTGGAATCTTCAATCTTGATGATGTCATTCATTATTGCTTCATGGTTGTCTATTAATTATACAATGAATAGAAAAAATGATGAATCTGAAATCAAAAAAGATGTTAAAAAAGCTATTAAAGATTCAACAAAAGTAGCTAATGAAATTAGTGTTAGCGATGCTAAAGCCAGAGCAAAACAGTTAAGGAGGGATAATTAA
- a CDS encoding EhaG family protein: protein MVFIPQFVPAAFLNMYLPAIYAGLIVGFIGSMAIALKREEIHILILTDIVGLAMIFIVSAVGTDLAEALILPGLVVELAETLAISEILITREMRIIENNPRKNLSNSSSLFPQLFALNMEILNTAPNFIALVLIAYGIFLTGFTGGAVAGGGIVLYALSKKARGLPVLVLDGIAGVSGIAWCLWIIGFLFFFVTPQYWLLSLFLAACGLLLKVASKVGLIGLLMREDIDKE, encoded by the coding sequence ATGGTATTTATACCACAGTTCGTTCCCGCTGCATTCTTAAATATGTATTTGCCTGCAATTTATGCAGGTTTAATTGTTGGTTTTATTGGATCAATGGCAATAGCATTAAAAAGAGAGGAAATTCATATTCTTATCTTAACTGATATTGTAGGTCTTGCTATGATATTTATTGTATCTGCTGTTGGAACTGACCTTGCAGAAGCACTGATCTTGCCGGGTTTAGTAGTGGAACTTGCAGAAACCTTAGCGATTTCAGAAATTTTGATTACAAGAGAAATGCGCATAATTGAGAATAATCCGAGAAAAAACTTATCTAATTCATCTTCCCTATTCCCGCAACTATTTGCATTAAATATGGAGATATTGAATACAGCACCTAATTTCATTGCATTAGTATTGATTGCTTATGGTATATTTTTAACCGGTTTTACTGGAGGGGCAGTAGCTGGTGGAGGAATTGTATTATATGCATTGTCTAAAAAGGCAAGAGGACTTCCAGTACTTGTCTTGGATGGTATTGCTGGAGTCTCAGGTATTGCATGGTGTTTATGGATAATCGGATTTTTATTTTTCTTTGTAACTCCACAATATTGGTTATTAAGTTTATTCTTAGCAGCATGCGGATTATTATTAAAAGTAGCTTCAAAAGTTGGTTTAATTGGACTACTTATGAGAGAGGACATAGACAAGGAGTAA
- a CDS encoding DUF788 domain-containing protein, producing the protein MDSQKSLCIILLVLSTIAIIACLVVNFEAWIVYTIAIFGIPVWVLSLGLLTMAKPRPEDAEERVKEPFTGY; encoded by the coding sequence ATGGATAGTCAAAAAAGTTTATGTATTATTTTATTGGTATTATCAACAATAGCTATTATAGCTTGTTTAGTTGTAAACTTCGAGGCATGGATTGTTTATACTATAGCTATCTTTGGTATACCGGTATGGGTATTATCTTTAGGTTTGCTCACTATGGCTAAACCAAGACCTGAAGATGCAGAAGAAAGGGTGAAAGAACCATTTACTGGATATTAG
- a CDS encoding respiratory chain complex I subunit 1 family protein has translation MNLMADILIQVIIAFIAGSLLLGLHRKIMARVQKRPGPPIVQHLLHSLKFFFKETAFPKTVSKLFYIGIVFILALIWIVGVIAGPVAHDSLLILFGVYAVYKIVEHNSGSSSGSPYGKLSCVRAVLSAATELPLFAAIIFVYLVTGSMNIGEIITYQSVNGPLVFTIPLAALMFFMLIITKSPYSPFAITKDKALISGFETEHFGFLRGFMLFSESIAWYVMLWVFLTIFFGPLNAVGYVIGMIVITFITGFINATTPILSPNHSVMTQITIGAICFFGTIIMLFGGVVL, from the coding sequence ATGAATTTAATGGCAGATATTTTAATTCAAGTTATTATTGCATTCATTGCAGGAAGTTTGCTTCTTGGTCTGCATAGGAAAATCATGGCCCGTGTTCAAAAGCGTCCAGGACCACCTATAGTTCAACATTTGTTGCACTCTTTGAAATTTTTCTTTAAAGAAACTGCATTCCCAAAAACTGTTTCAAAATTATTTTACATAGGTATTGTATTTATATTGGCTTTAATATGGATTGTTGGTGTTATTGCAGGTCCTGTAGCTCATGATTCTTTATTAATCCTATTTGGTGTGTATGCTGTTTACAAAATTGTTGAACATAACTCCGGATCAAGTTCAGGTTCACCATATGGTAAATTAAGTTGTGTAAGGGCAGTATTGTCTGCAGCAACTGAACTTCCATTGTTTGCAGCAATTATATTTGTTTATTTGGTAACCGGTTCAATGAACATTGGGGAAATTATTACTTATCAGTCTGTTAATGGTCCTTTAGTATTTACTATTCCACTTGCAGCTTTAATGTTCTTTATGCTGATTATTACAAAATCACCATATTCTCCATTTGCAATAACAAAAGATAAAGCATTAATTTCAGGTTTTGAAACAGAACATTTTGGATTTTTAAGGGGATTCATGTTATTTTCAGAATCTATTGCATGGTATGTGATGTTGTGGGTATTCTTAACTATATTCTTCGGTCCTCTAAATGCTGTTGGATATGTGATTGGAATGATTGTAATTACATTTATTACAGGATTTATTAATGCTACAACTCCAATACTCTCTCCAAATCATTCAGTTATGACTCAAATCACTATTGGTGCAATCTGCTTCTTTGGAACAATAATCATGTTATTTGGTGGGGTGGTGTTATGA